The Coffea arabica cultivar ET-39 chromosome 6e, Coffea Arabica ET-39 HiFi, whole genome shotgun sequence genome contains the following window.
CCCCCCTCTTCTTAGTTTCCCTATTACCCAAGCAAAAAAATGTCAGGTAGTCTTTTGGATTTGCCTCAATCCCTTTTGCATGGAGGGCTTGAGCCACATCTCTATACATCATCTCCATAGTCCTCCTTTGCCAATCCAGTATAGCTTGTACAGATGAACTCTCTGGATAGCCTTCTGGCCACATCGGAACCACAATGTAAACACTAAACCTTTCCCCTGCTTCAATCTTACTGACAATCTTGAGGGATAGTTCCTTTGGGATGAGATGCAAAGCACCGACAACTTCACCCTTGACATCATCTGAATACCACCCAAAAGAGCTTCCTAGGAAATACTGGTTTTCGatgtaaataaaattttttgcgCGACGAATGGCATTGATGTATGCATCCTGAATACTTCGGTCAATAACGTTGTCCTTACCACTTACAAGTCCAGCCCTGGCTGCTTCTTCAGGAGCTTCAGGGAAACCAAAAGCTGCTCCTCCATCGATGGAACGGAACACCTGAACATTCCACGTTTCATGATCTTCTGGGAACATAACTGGGGATGGAGGGATTATTACGCCTGCCAGTTCTCTCAATTCCAGTAGTAAGTCCTTCTTACCTTGTTTCCTCCACCTCTGCTCAAAATTCTGCAACACATCCCAAGCAACAGGACCTTCGAGCCTAGAGTGAATGTCATGCCATGGCTCTCTTGGTCCACCCTTTTGAATTGAGGAATTCTTAAAATTAGGCTGATGAAAATCATCATGGTGGGCTGTGCCCAATGTCCTGAACAGGGAATGAAAAGGAGTATCGTATCTCCCATCACAAAGATCAATACCACCAACAAAACTCACAATCCTTCTCCTCTCTGCATCTCCGTTTGGCATTTCACTATCTACAACTACAATCTTCTGGTGATGAGTGAACATTGTACCAATTTCTATATTCTGAATGATGCTCCGTCCATCATCAGGATTGCGTGGACACAAGACGCAGTGGACTTCAGTGCCCTCAAAATAAGCCCCTGTTTCTTCATCATGAGTGGCCATCAAGCCATCCTCTTTTAGCAGTTTTACGGAAGTTCGGTCATCCCAAACAAGCATTAGAACCCGCACTCCTTCGTTAGCCTTTTTCTTCAGTAGTTCACCTATTGTCATGTCTCCACCTGGTTTTGGCCTCCTCGAGTCTCTCACTAAGGTGATTTCAGTATAAACAGACCAGCCTGTGATGTAAATCAAATGCTTTGCTTTAGTGATGGCATCGAACATATCTTCCCAACAACGATGGGGCTCATAAAACTTGCCACCAGCCAGAGGAATTTTTGGGATGAAGTTGTCAGGAATATGAGCATCTTGGTAAAGAGTGACTTTGCATCCATTATGCTGACTGAAGAAGGTGTAAGGCACGCCCGGAAACCTTGCACTTTTTATTCCTCGAGACCAATTACGCTCACGAGTAACATCAAAATATTGTACTTTCACATGAATCTTAGAATGACCATGGATAGGCTTGTGGTCATCACCCAGAATAGGAAGCCATCTGtctatttcttcttcatccAACAGTTCTCGAACAGGCAAGTAAGCTCTTCCAATTAGTTCCGCGCCAATAGGATTATCCACTTTGACGGTGAATATAACATTTGAGGCCATATGGGCACAGTAAATGTGAAATGACTCATACCATCGAGGATTTGAATCTCCTTCAAGTAGTCTTGTTCGGCCAACTCGAGCTTTCTCCAAATCCACTGTTGCATAGAGCCTAGAAGCAGTGTTGTTGAAACCAACAACACGCTCAATCCCCTCAACAATCTGCAGTTAACATTCATTTGGAAAGAATTGAAGACGAGAAAGGAGGTCAAACCAATTCAGAAGGCAACAATAACATCCAAACTAAAAGATTAACAGCATCAAAAGATCACCATTTTGGCGGTCAGTACATTCCCAAAAGGTATGAGAGGAAAAGCACTCCATAAAACATAGGTCAAAGTTCAAACCCTAATAATGTTGAAGATAAAACAGAGAAATGCAAGGATCGATGATTTTAACAACTGGATCTAATTGCTGTATTCTCCttaaaatcaaagaaaagaaaccatTAATGCCTTCTATATAAGACTATCTCTCTCATCCGAGGTAGTCATTTTTTGGTTGCACTGGTCAATTAGAAAAGACAAATAGAACTTCAAACGGGTCATAAATTTCCTCAGTCTAATTGGAGTTAGATCCAGCATCAGTCACAATGAATCACTTTTTTGAGTAGTTTCAGTTGGTTGACTCTTCCATGCCCTTTGGGAGGATTTTTTCGTAAGCATTGAGAGCAAACTATGTTAATCAAAGAAAATACAATGAGGTGGAACaaactttttcaaaaacaaaaagagaagacaGAAATTATCCAGTGATCCAGACAGAGACTTGCCTAAAGTAGCAAGGAAGTGGATCGCAGTTGGAACACAAGGTTTATCCCGATAGCAGCAGTTCGGTGGGATGAAAAAGTCTTTATAGCAATTGAACTTATAATATTTCTACTACATAATTTTCTTTTAGCAAATCTACTGCTGCTCTTATTTCCCTCAGAATTTGAACTTAAATTCTAAATATCCTAGAAACTCGAATTTGCCAGCAACAATTAGGACTGCAAAAAGCCCTGCAGGCTATTAAAAGTTCTATCAGAGCGCGATAAGATAGCCTTATGGTCCAGGTTTAGTTGAAATAAATGATTCTCGATTTGAACCCATATCTGTGAGGGGAGGGAAAACATTCAATATGATCCATGTCAAACACTACAAGAAAAACAAGTTAAGGGACTTCAAAGTCTTGAATGATCCATGTCAAACaatataagcaaaaaaaaaatctaagggaCTTCAAAGTCTCCCTGTCCATTCATTCACAGCCAATGAAACATGTAAAAGCTGCACAACATTGCAGGAACTTGCCTAGACTATGATCATCTCTGAGCTAATGCAAGCCTGTTGAAAGTCAATTTCACTAGTAGATGTTCATAGATGCAAGAGATCTTAAAAACCGAGATCTAAACATCAGCTCTTTACATGATTAACAAGTATTCTCCCACTTATTCAACAAACCAGAGCAATTCAGGTGATCGGTATGGTATGCGAAACACCGTATGTAACTGGATAATACTGCAAGATTTACCTTATGAAGAAGGTTTTGACCGAAACCCCCTTTTAGTTTATCAATCTCATAGATTGTGGCATGAAGAGTTCCATGGAGCAAAATCTGAGCCATCCGTCTTCCTGCAATAACTTGATCAGAAAGTTTATACTCGGAAATCCTTACTAACACCAAGAATAATTAAGCAGAGCTGACAACTTTCTTTTGAGTGtgtacaaaaaacaaaaaaatttaactAACCTCAAAGAGTATGCAGTTAAAGCAGGAAACTTGAGCTGAAGACAACTGAAAATTGATCACAATTCACAAGACTAAAGAGATTAAGCAGCAAGGGGGCAAAGAAAAGGACCCTCAAAAAATTAGCCACCAGTTGACCTTCATCACCTCGTCTTTCTCACTTGCAGCAAGTAGTCACTTGTATATAATAGTAGTACCTTGTCAGGCTCTTAGCAGGGGAGTCGGGATGCACGGCCGGTTTTAGACTTTAGGGAGGAAGTGAGCTACGCAGCGGTACTATTAGTTTTCATTCATCCATTCAATCAAATCGTAGGCTCCGTTTTCATTCATTCAAATCATAATGGACAAACGCCACTTGGAACAATTGAAATGTTTTACACGTGTTTTACACGCGTACCATGTACTATAAACCTCGCTCATTAACTTGTGGTTGCTTTCTTTAAATTGCTTAAGAGAGAATTAGTCAATTGTCAAGTAGCCGAAGTTTTGCCTGTGCCATAGTAAATTAAACGGTAGATTGCTTCTTATGCTTGCTGTAACTTGATAAATTGATGTAAATAGGCCAAAGCCCATCAGAACTGCACTTTGCAAACTGTTGTTAAAGCCCTCTAACCTAAGTCATCATTTAACTTTATCCCGACTTTAGTTGTTGAGCAAAGTAGTCAAATCGTGATTTTGAGAGTTGGGTCCCCTGCTACTCGATTAGATGAAGAAATCTCAGTGGCACGGTGATCCAATGGATATCCCTTTTTGAAGTGCGTCCCAAAATGCTTCCCACCAATAAAATATTAGTGTATAGTACCACAAAATGATGTGTTCTATGGCCAATGGGCATCGTCCAGTTGGCTGATAAACTTTGCTCTGTCTTCTTCATCGTCGATAAGGAAGTAAGGGCGTCTACTCTTGTCTGCACTGCAGTGCTCCAATATCCTTTTGAATCTTCTTTGCGCTGTGATCTTGAGTCAGTTGGCAGTTTATGGCCAGGTTCCAGTGCAAAAGTAAAGACCGATCCATGATTAGTAATTAGTATAGTAGTACGTGTCTGGTTAAGATAAGTTATTGGACCCAACTGCCGACAGAAGAGTTGATGAATGAGCTTTTACTTGATTAATTTATGAATCTGGCAATAAGCTATTGGGGTAACCATCAAGGTCAATGACGCTTGAAACTTGAAAGAGAGAGCCTTGCACTAAACGGAGAAAAGGGTGCCCGATTACGACATTGTCCTGACGTTTGACAATCCGTGGAATGGAATGCAAAGCGGTGATGGTTTTATATTTACTTTAGCCTCAGAAAAGCCTTACATTAAACGAAAGTAATATGCTCCTTCAGGGACATCGTGGATTAATAGGTTTTTCCCGCGAAAAAAATCAGTCTCATGTAGGAGCAAAAAGGTTACATGAATTGAACTACCTACGAGCAATTGTCGTTGTTGGATTCGGTTCATCAAAGGTAGCATTTGAGGGCTAATCCAAGACAAATGGCGTGTCAACATTCACTGACTAAAATTACCAAAGTGGCAATGTTTGTCAAAGTCGGCCACCTAATAATGAGTAATGAGGTCCCAAATAAAGTAGAACCTCCAAATGATTACACTTTCACAAGCAGCTTGTCTGTTCTTGCTCTCATTCCAAATTTAACCGCTCCCATCTTCGTATCTCCCGTGCGATAATTTGTGGATTTTCACAACTCAAACCCCTCTCAAAGTTTCTGTCGAATTGGGCTGTTAAAAAGTCTTTGTAGCTCACAAACTAGCGAAGCAGCTTGTCAATTGTAGTCTAACTATGTCTTAGCATCTGTCccgtaaataaaaagaaatactTCACAAATAAGAGTTGCATGTAATTCAGATTTCAACAAGTCAGAACACGTCCTTGCCAGTTTTTTGAGTTTCTGGGTACAAGCTGAGTGTGCATGTTTAAGTTACAACATTAGAGGGATACATGGAAGGAAGATGTATCAGGAGTGATATCCTGTGCTACCTGGAGAATGCAATCAATATTAATTTCAGGATAGTGTTGCAAAAGCTTCAAGTTGTCCACAAAATCACCGCTCAGCAATCTGGTTTTCACACACAATAGCATTGCACAACAGACCCGTAAAAGCATGTCCTGCCCAGAAAATTTTTCCATTTATACATTAATCTTCGCAAAATGCTAATACTAGCAAGTTAGATGACACCCGTGaggagaatttttctattttctcttcTTATCAGGATATATCATGACTTAGGGAGAGAAAACAGCAATGAGTAAATCGTAATTGATTATGTACAATGGTCTACTGGGATGGGAGAACAACCTGAATGCCATGAGGATTGCTCAAGAGGGAATCCCAGATTCTCAAAATGGTTCGAAAATTGAACTCCTGAGTAAGTAGCAGTGTGATCCACCTGAATGCATAGAATTGTGGGTTAACCTGTTCAATAGGGCACAAAACAGGCATTATGGTTTAGGAGTTAAGTTGCAGTTTCGAAACAATAACTGGGAAAGATTAGGTTGAGCAACAATTATTATCCATGCAGTCAGGCAACTCAGCTCACCTTGTTTGTGAGCTCAAGATGCCTCCACAATTCCTCATCACTGGCTTTTAACAATTCAGATAGCCGCAAAAGGGTAGAGCGGATACCCACTGAACTGTTATCCATTTGTTCACAGAAGTGATCCACAGAGTCACTTATGAGTctaacaaaacaagaaaaactgtCTGCTTCTACATTTGCCTGGAAAATGGAAGATAATAGCAGCTCTGCTAAATAGAGGGCCATAAGAAGCTGAATGGAAACTGCAAAGAAATAAGACCCAGCTTTTGGAGTTTAGCTATCTGAGGAAGTTTCGGTCATTTTATTGCATAGGGGAACACTTTATAAGTTCCAAGGGAAAGCCTTGACAGGAAGAACCTATTGGAAAAGTTCTTTATATTAAAAATAGGATTTTCAAGAGTTGCGGAGGAGTTTGAGGGCAAGGAACAGCCCCAGCCGTCTCCCGCAGAACACCTGCCAATGCACACATTTGTGCTTCCATTTACAACTTTAGCGCATATGGAAATTTCACTCCAAAAGAATCTAAACTACAGTTTTGTACCAGATTTAGCTTCTCCAGACATAAAATTTATCAGAAGATTGTAGGCATTGAACTGGAAGTCCTATAACCACCATTTCTCGGTGGTATAATACATGCAAATTAATACAGACTTATTCATTCAATACCATGAGAAAACCTCCATGGTTTGATTTGTCTTAAAATTGAATTCTCGGATAAGTGCATTATCAATTCAGGGTCAACCCCACTGTTTAAAGATCATACTTAAGGAACCTCTTGCATGCTGATAAGTTTGTAATGACTGATTGAAATGACATCAACAGGAAGTTAAAAGGAAGGATGAATTTGGTAGCAACAAGTGCCAGTACCTACTTACTCTATGATCAAAAATTGTGAAAACAGCTTTTGACATGTATTTGTAAGTTTAGCTTGGAACCTCCAGAAGGAAAGGAccaattaaaacaagaaaattactACAAGCATCGCATCATGTGGTTTGAAGAAATTTCTTACAGAGTTTTTCTCTTCATGGTCGGTGCTCAATACATAATATAGTGGAGCTAAGACCTCATTCATGCCTTGCACATATCGAATTTCAGGATTGAGTTTTGCAAACAGGAGAAGTATATTTTTCATAGATTCCTGCAGAATGATATGTGATGTTGTAAATGAAATTGAATGTAAGTACCATAATCAAATTTACAAGCTCTCCATTGGCTTTGATCTTTGAGCAGTTCAGATTCATTTGCCAACGTCTAGAACCAATAAGAATCACACAGTACCTTGCTTTTCCTACTTATAGCTGAGTCCCCAGAGAAGAATTTTATGGTTGGGTGTGTTCTTTCCAGGTCACGGTCTATCTGCTCTGAAATTTCTGCAAACTAGAAATAGAAGGTCTCAAATGTAATAAATGTGGAATCAAGCATaacaaaacaatacaaaagatCTCAAACTGGAGAAGATGCTTACCTCAAAGTATTTATGCCAAACACTAGCTTTTCCTAAAGACAGGGGATGATCTTCATTTGAGATCTCTTGTCGTTCAAGGGGTTCTGCAGCATGAGCATTGGCCTGCTGGTCAATGCCTTCCGCTGCTTCATCTTTCCTCCTTGAAAATTCTGACTGTCTACAATGAAGCTATTAATTAGCTTATCAAAACACTAGAAAGGGAAAAACACAAACAAGTATTTGGTAGGACAAGAGACAGAAAAGATCGCTCTTAATTAGCTGATTACCGGGCTTACGAGAAATTCCTCTTTTAGCCTAGCATATTTCAGTCGGTTCTCTCTCAACTCCTTCTCCCACATATCACGAGAAGGAGGTAAATACCCAAGTAAGAGCTGCAAATTTGCAACATACCAAAGCTCAGAGAAGTTACTcattaaatatcaaaagaaacaCGTTTATTCTTTAATCCAATTTCATTAACGAAGCTTCTTTTATAATGACACAGTTAAAGGAAGGAGGTAAAGCTCCTTCCTTGCATATGGATCCAAGCTAAAACAAGTACCTCGTGTACATTACCAAAATACAAAATTGAGGTGGATATATTTTAGGAAGTACTGGAAAcaatcaaaacaaaaggcttgAGTCTATTTGCATTTTAAACGCATTCTTGTTTATTACCAGGAAAAACTTGATGGCAAAATGATCAATTAAAAACTTTTACCTTCCAAATTGTTGCCCGCAAACCTCCTCCATCAGGAATCCCTGAAGTAGCAATTCTTTGCAATTTCTCCAAATTAATTTCCTTCTGTGAAAGCTATCCAAACACAAGCCATAGATAAACATAATAAAAAAACTTTTTTCGTAGACTATACAGACATGAAAACAAGCAGCATTGCCGCATTCTCTCCCAGGAACACAAAGATAAACCAAGAATCGCCTAGTTAGCAGAAGCCTAATCTAAGCAATAGTTACAGAATCGTTGTTGTCAGTCCATTTTGCTGCTTTAACTTCTAATTGAAATTTTATGcgccaattaaaaaaaatatactcCCTGAAGAAATATTTTGTCTTCTAATGAATTTccaattttaaatgaaaaagaaaattaacccaaaaagaaaattgagtcggccgaataaagaaaatggagtAAAGTAGGCTTCTTCTCCTGACCTCATAATCAAGATCGGATCGCTTATCATCAGCGTCAATGGCCTCCACATCTACTTTGTGTATGGGAGGAGCCCTGATTTCCGAGAAGCCAGCATCAGACTTCACATAACTTGTACCTTCATTCTGATGGTCATCAACGTCTCCATGCGAACCCAACCCAAATGGCTGAAAGGTTTCTAGTTCTTCACCAGATTCCAACTCTTTATAAACGACTCCATTTTCGTCTTCTCCCCCATCACCATGGGCATCAAAACCAGCCACTAAACTGCCAAGCCCATTAGGAAATGAATGGTGGGATTTCTGTGGGAACTTAAGCAGCTTTTTCCCCTTCAGCATTGCTAGTCCTTAAAGACTCCTTCGAACAGAGTTCCACCGAGTAACTTATTCTGAGATGATTTTGCAATTTGGAAGATGGGATTTGGCTCCATGGTTTTGCAACTTTTCTTTTGTCTTCTCTGTTCTCTGCTGTGAAGGGAGAATGGTAGTTAATCGTTGAATGGTTGGCGGGCCTGATGTGGGACTGGGATCCAACAatagttttttcttctttttttttcttctttttttggtgGGCAATGTCAATGTGGATGGAAGAAATGAGAAATTAGTATGGGTAAAATGTACTATTTTCTTGAGTTCGATTGGTGTTTGAATTGAGCATCCTAAAACTGAATTTGTTTTTAGGGGATGGAATGGGAGCCCCCAACAACCTTTATCGGAGGAGATTAATTATGAAAAGGAGTATCAtggagaagttgattgaaaaaaatatgtataaatttattctttttttgcattttttataATTAGCTATTAGAAATtgttgagggaaaaaaaatatacagTAATAATgtaatatatgtaaaataataaaaagtaatttaaaaatataccaaaaaatattttttttgaaaaaaaacttACAAGCCAAATGGCACGTGAGATGATAAAGTAGATATATTTTTTTGTCATCGCCACTTTATCTATATTATCTTACTTTAAGAGGGAGATCCAATTAGATATACGGGAGATCGATGAGAACTGAACCACTATCAAACCAATCGGATGCATTACGCATtcatctaaatttttttaaaaaggcatATATTATGGCAACTGGTGGAAGTCAAGAGTTAAGGACTTGACACCCTTGTCTCCCACGTCACCAAACCTTAAGGACTTAGTGGTGGCCACCAATTGCCTCCAATTAGTGGCACATTTTAGATGATGAAGTACATACGAAAACACTAGCTTGAGAGTACTAACTTAGTGCTTGAGCAGGCACCaattgccttttcttttttagaacTCAACCACCCAGAAATCAGAGGAAGCAAAAATGCAAGAGATATGAAAAGGAGAAGGAAATTAAATTTTGCgggaaaataaaagactaaaaaagagaaaaaagaaaacttgaGAAATATGAGCCCACATGTGACGATCATCAAATTTGACGTTCTGAACGCCGATGGACTTgggatttggagttttatttatgtTGCTGCCTTGCTGGACACAGAGATCTTCTGTAGCTACATTTTGGGCTACTGGCACATCTGCATTGGTGCATCGAAGATTTCTGGCTGTAGACTTTGCACTTTTACTCATTAAGCCTACAAACCTTTAGGCCTCAGGAAAATGGCCTGAGGCCCTTAGCCCTAGGTTACGACGGGTATTCTCGAGATCCCATCTTAACCCACAAAAAGCGGTGGCCCTTTCGCCCTAAAGACTGAGTCCTTCCTCCATTCCTAATATTCTCTCCGTCCCATTTATTTGTtcttatttcaaaaattcaattttttaacaatagtgatttgattgtgatatttgattttattttgattgtgatattttttaagAATATTTGGCCCTTAGACCAGTAGGATTTCTAGTTTCAGGCTTACAGCATGGACTTTTTGATCCTttcattttttaccaaaacGAGAAGGTAATCATGATTCTTTACCCATCGTTtgaataggagattatttgaaataataattGTGTTTGGATAGCAGATTCATTggcataatttaaaaaaaaattgtaataacacttttttttatatgatgtagtatatgagataaaagagttgttgaaaattgtgtttgatgatccaaaaataataaatttagattttttttggcaaatcttGATAATCAATCAGTTTTTGTTTCGTTGATTTTAAGTTTTGTTTTGGACTTTTGTTGCTAATCAATGTATGGATTCGTGtgctattctttttttttactcaacgataatatttatataatctaCTTTACCCTAATCTTGGAAGAGAGGGAGGAGGAAGCCACAAATAATGTCTAGTGAGAGGGAAGATTCGAACTAACCAACGTTAACTCTTGACCAACAAACCAAATGGCCGTTGGCTAGTCATGTTGTACTCGGCTAGCCGCTGCATTACATTTTCCACGCAGGCTTGTAGTTGTTTAGATGGACAGGAGAAAAACAGCCCTTTGTGGCCCTTACTTTTTTTGACCATTATTGCTTGCAGACTTTTCAGACTTGCAGTTAAGGTGCAAACCCAGCAGCAATAAACTTCTGACAGCTGATTTTGGGACCATTTTAAGGCTTAAATGTTACAAAGACACCAGTTGAAGCTTGAAAGTGAGGAAAGTCTCTTTGCAGCTCTCACCAGTCACAAGTTTAGTTTTAAGTAGGAGCATTGTTGATGTCAGACAATTGAATTGGTCCTTCAATTTGGCTTGGAGCGCTGAAGCAATCTCTCGGATTCTACCTCAAAAGGGTAAATTCACAATGACTGCCTGTCAGTAATTTTTTGGATTCTGTACTTCCTACGAGTTGTAACATGATGGTCCATGGTGTGGAATTGAACGCAATCAACCATTCCAAACCTGTGTGGTGGACTGATCTTTTAACTTCATTGATTCCTTAGCAAATCATTGCAGAACTTAGATTAGAATTACATACACACATTTGTGACTTGATTTTAAATTCAAGTCATATATATGGTATCGAGTTCACAATTATTTTTGGACATGTAGATATGGagatttatttttcaatgatagtattgttcttcaatttctctGCGTTTGTGTATGTTGCTAACTAATCGAATGAGATATTATGAACTACTATTAGGGAAGAGCTATCAGAGCCTTTCTTGTTATCAAGTTCAGAATTGGAATCTAGCTATTAGAGGTAAAAAATTGTATGGAGAGGGGTCAGTGGAGGTGCAAACGTGACGAGTTGAGTTGAATTTTGACTTAATCGAGTCTACTCTTGATTCAATCTTACCAAGTTCTACCTCAAATTCGACGAACTATCAATATCAAGTCCGAGGTTGAACTCGCCCCTACtcgagataaaaaaaataaaaataattattttattttctaaaaaataaataaaataataattttttaaaaataataaaatattagaaatatatatatgtaatttcactattaaaataaaattatatatataatatagtgACTAG
Protein-coding sequences here:
- the LOC113697449 gene encoding phospholipase D alpha 1, which translates into the protein MAQILLHGTLHATIYEIDKLKGGFGQNLLHKIVEGIERVVGFNNTASRLYATVDLEKARVGRTRLLEGDSNPRWYESFHIYCAHMASNVIFTVKVDNPIGAELIGRAYLPVRELLDEEEIDRWLPILGDDHKPIHGHSKIHVKVQYFDVTRERNWSRGIKSARFPGVPYTFFSQHNGCKVTLYQDAHIPDNFIPKIPLAGGKFYEPHRCWEDMFDAITKAKHLIYITGWSVYTEITLVRDSRRPKPGGDMTIGELLKKKANEGVRVLMLVWDDRTSVKLLKEDGLMATHDEETGAYFEGTEVHCVLCPRNPDDGRSIIQNIEIGTMFTHHQKIVVVDSEMPNGDAERRRIVSFVGGIDLCDGRYDTPFHSLFRTLGTAHHDDFHQPNFKNSSIQKGGPREPWHDIHSRLEGPVAWDVLQNFEQRWRKQGKKDLLLELRELAGVIIPPSPVMFPEDHETWNVQVFRSIDGGAAFGFPEAPEEAARAGLVSGKDNVIDRSIQDAYINAIRRAKNFIYIENQYFLGSSFGWYSDDVKGEVVGALHLIPKELSLKIVSKIEAGERFSVYIVVPMWPEGYPESSSVQAILDWQRRTMEMMYRDVAQALHAKGIEANPKDYLTFFCLGNRETKKRGEYEPSEHPEPDSDYSRAQQARRFMIYVHTKMMIVDDEYIIIGSANINQRSMDGARDSEIAMGAYQPYHLSIRQPARGQIHGFRMALWYEHLGMLDNRFLHPENVECIRKVNQMADKYWDLYSKETLEHDLPGHLLTYPIGVTAAGEVTQLPGLEYFPDTKGKVLGTKVDYYPPILTT
- the LOC113695022 gene encoding uncharacterized protein isoform X1 encodes the protein MLKGKKLLKFPQKSHHSFPNGLGSLVAGFDAHGDGGEDENGVVYKELESGEELETFQPFGLGSHGDVDDHQNEGTSYVKSDAGFSEIRAPPIHKVDVEAIDADDKRSDLDYELSQKEINLEKLQRIATSGIPDGGGLRATIWKLLLGYLPPSRDMWEKELRENRLKYARLKEEFLVSPLHCRQSEFSRRKDEAAEGIDQQANAHAAEPLERQEISNEDHPLSLGKASVWHKYFEFAEISEQIDRDLERTHPTIKFFSGDSAISRKSKESMKNILLLFAKLNPEIRYVQGMNEVLAPLYYVLSTDHEEKNSANVEADSFSCFVRLISDSVDHFCEQMDNSSVGIRSTLLRLSELLKASDEELWRHLELTNKVNPQFYAFRWITLLLTQEFNFRTILRIWDSLLSNPHGIQDMLLRVCCAMLLCVKTRLLSGDFVDNLKLLQHYPEINIDCILQVAQDITPDTSSFHVSL
- the LOC113695022 gene encoding uncharacterized protein isoform X2, which codes for MLKGKKLLKFPQKSHHSFPNGLGSLVAGFDAHGDGGEDENGVVYKELESGEELETFQPFGLGSHGDVDDHQNEGTSYVKSDAGFSEIRAPPIHKVDVEAIDADDKRSDLDYELSQKEINLEKLQRIATSGIPDGGGLRATIWKLLLGYLPPSRDMWEKELRENRLKYARLKEEFLVSPSEFSRRKDEAAEGIDQQANAHAAEPLERQEISNEDHPLSLGKASVWHKYFEFAEISEQIDRDLERTHPTIKFFSGDSAISRKSKESMKNILLLFAKLNPEIRYVQGMNEVLAPLYYVLSTDHEEKNSANVEADSFSCFVRLISDSVDHFCEQMDNSSVGIRSTLLRLSELLKASDEELWRHLELTNKVNPQFYAFRWITLLLTQEFNFRTILRIWDSLLSNPHGIQDMLLRVCCAMLLCVKTRLLSGDFVDNLKLLQHYPEINIDCILQVAQDITPDTSSFHVSL
- the LOC113695022 gene encoding uncharacterized protein isoform X3, which encodes MLKGKKLLKFPQKSHHSFPNGLGSLVAGFDAHGDGGEDENGVVYKELESGEELETFQPFGLGSHGDVDDHQNEGTSYVKSDAGFSEIRAPPIHKVDVEAIDADDKRSDLDYELLLGYLPPSRDMWEKELRENRLKYARLKEEFLVSPLHCRQSEFSRRKDEAAEGIDQQANAHAAEPLERQEISNEDHPLSLGKASVWHKYFEFAEISEQIDRDLERTHPTIKFFSGDSAISRKSKESMKNILLLFAKLNPEIRYVQGMNEVLAPLYYVLSTDHEEKNSANVEADSFSCFVRLISDSVDHFCEQMDNSSVGIRSTLLRLSELLKASDEELWRHLELTNKVNPQFYAFRWITLLLTQEFNFRTILRIWDSLLSNPHGIQDMLLRVCCAMLLCVKTRLLSGDFVDNLKLLQHYPEINIDCILQVAQDITPDTSSFHVSL
- the LOC113695022 gene encoding uncharacterized protein isoform X4 encodes the protein MLKGKKLLKFPQKSHHSFPNGLGSLVAGFDAHGDGGEDENGVVYKELESGEELETFQPFGLGSHGDVDDHQNEGTSYVKSDAGFSEIRAPPIHKVDVEAIDADDKRSDLDYELSQKEINLEKLQRIATSGIPDGGGLRATIWKLLLGYLPPSRDMWEKELRENRLKYARLKEEFLVSPLHCRQSEFSRRKDEAAEGIDQQANAHAAEPLERQEISNEDHPLSLGKASVWHKYFEFAEISEQIDRDLERTHPTIKFFSGDSAISRKSKESMKNILLLFAKLNPEIRYVQGMNEVLAPLYYVLSTDHEEKNSANVEADSFSCFVRLISDSVDHFCEQMDNSSVGIRSTLLRLSELLKASDEELWRHLELTNKVDHTATYSGVQFSNHFENLGFPLEQSSWHSGHAFTGLLCNAIVCENQIAER